One genomic segment of Aliarcobacter cibarius includes these proteins:
- a CDS encoding YdcF family protein: MAFIFLIKDSYKKAKITFLIAIIWFVALSNQTVSNAILSPLENAYPALIETPNVNYILVLGNAHKSDENLSITSQVKSTAINRLVEGVRHYNSLKNNSNNVKLIVSGHSFDDLNSHAKMQKELAISLGVSKEDIIELHTPKDTNEEAIETKNIVQNEKIILVTSASHMKRAVKLFEKQEVNVIASPTEHKVYNTTYPSSYFNSNNLKKVELAFHEYLGMIYSKIKGEI, translated from the coding sequence TTGGCTTTTATATTTCTAATAAAAGATTCTTATAAAAAAGCTAAAATAACATTTCTTATAGCTATTATATGGTTTGTTGCTTTATCAAATCAAACTGTTTCAAACGCTATTTTATCTCCACTTGAAAATGCCTATCCAGCTCTTATAGAAACTCCGAATGTAAATTATATATTAGTTTTAGGAAATGCACATAAAAGTGATGAAAATCTTAGTATAACTTCTCAAGTAAAATCAACAGCAATTAATAGACTTGTTGAAGGAGTAAGACATTATAACAGTTTAAAAAATAACTCAAATAATGTAAAACTAATAGTTTCAGGACATAGTTTTGATGATTTAAATTCTCATGCAAAAATGCAAAAAGAGTTAGCTATAAGCCTAGGAGTAAGTAAAGAAGATATAATTGAACTTCATACTCCAAAAGATACAAATGAAGAGGCAATTGAAACAAAAAATATAGTACAGAATGAAAAAATCATTTTAGTTACAAGTGCTAGTCATATGAAAAGAGCTGTAAAACTTTTTGAAAAACAAGAAGTAAATGTTATAGCAAGTCCAACTGAACATAAGGTATATAATACTACTTATCCTAGTTCTTATTTTAATTCAAATAATTTAAAAAAAGTTGAACTTGCATTTCATGAATATTTAGGGATGATATATTCAAAAATCAAAGGTGAAATTTAA
- a CDS encoding MBL fold metallo-hydrolase: protein MFKKISLTLILSIYAFGFDYNLKPQKVSEDIWCFFGKTEVPSKENGGFMSNSCYIKADNSYVLIDSGTNYQFASQAYDAMKKINNLKVSTVIITHEHDDHWMGNSFYKDKFNAKIYAPKSINQNYTSESKPRIFEILDEKEMKNTKIIKADVVVDSETEIKVGNKNFKIIPMQEKAHTSNDLIIYLPNQKVMFSGDIVMNGRITSNRDGSVIGTLKSLEVINSYDWDTLIAGHGTNTGKTALDHTKNYFSLLKTRVLDAIESGVTADDITKTVTMDDFKHIDMFDELNSRNVFDAFRELEFYEEN from the coding sequence ATGTTTAAAAAAATTTCATTAACATTAATTTTATCTATCTACGCTTTTGGATTTGATTATAACTTAAAACCACAAAAAGTAAGTGAAGATATTTGGTGTTTTTTTGGAAAAACTGAAGTTCCTTCAAAAGAAAATGGGGGATTTATGTCAAATAGTTGTTACATAAAAGCTGACAATAGTTATGTACTAATAGATTCTGGAACAAATTATCAATTTGCTTCACAAGCTTATGATGCTATGAAGAAAATTAATAATTTAAAAGTTAGTACAGTTATAATAACTCATGAACATGATGATCATTGGATGGGGAATAGTTTTTATAAAGATAAATTCAATGCAAAAATATATGCTCCAAAATCTATAAATCAGAATTATACTTCTGAGTCTAAACCAAGAATTTTTGAGATTTTAGATGAAAAAGAGATGAAAAATACAAAAATTATAAAAGCTGATGTAGTCGTAGATAGTGAAACAGAAATTAAAGTTGGAAATAAAAATTTTAAAATTATTCCTATGCAAGAAAAAGCTCATACAAGTAATGATTTAATTATATATTTACCAAACCAAAAAGTTATGTTTTCTGGAGATATAGTAATGAATGGAAGAATTACATCAAATAGAGATGGTTCTGTAATTGGTACATTAAAATCTCTTGAAGTAATAAATTCATATGATTGGGATACTTTGATTGCTGGACATGGAACAAATACTGGAAAAACAGCACTTGATCATACAAAAAATTACTTTTCATTATTAAAAACTAGAGTATTGGATGCAATTGAAAGTGGTGTAACAGCTGATGATATTACAAAAACAGTTACTATGGATGATTTTAAACATATTGATATGTTTGATGAATTAAATAGTAGAAATGTTTTTGATGCTTTTAGAGAGTTAGAATTTTATGAAGAAAATTGA
- a CDS encoding HD-GYP domain-containing protein, which translates to MDKKKEMVFNLNNFLLAFSELLNTKRSTYISVSIALKLKFTPEKISDICSYSLAFLLGKDALNNFDFLDKNNLNDKEFLNICEFSQKLINNFDFSKNSLNQKQKCIEFVRNENFDENIKNTFLEISNKLSFWLDLENENEIVLFIYSNLNDFTKVLTFEEILKMSSQFHYYQNPQSEILKRASLIADFFEFEHKDKQIFLIASSLQNIGKLNISKTILEKKEALNEEEKEILKSYSYHTKRVLNSIMGFSDICNLSLKVQERLDGSGSFSLDAKDLSFKDRLLICLVIYSALREKKAYRNSFSHSKAIEIMKNESKNNKIDKSIVEIFDKLFN; encoded by the coding sequence ATGGATAAAAAAAAAGAGATGGTATTTAATCTAAATAATTTTTTACTAGCTTTTAGTGAACTTTTAAATACTAAAAGAAGTACTTATATTTCAGTAAGTATAGCTTTAAAATTAAAATTCACACCAGAAAAAATATCAGATATCTGTTCATACTCTTTAGCCTTTTTATTAGGAAAAGATGCTTTAAATAATTTTGATTTTTTAGATAAAAACAATTTAAATGATAAAGAATTTTTAAATATATGTGAGTTTTCACAAAAGTTAATTAACAATTTTGATTTTTCAAAAAATAGTTTAAATCAAAAACAAAAATGTATAGAATTTGTAAGAAATGAAAATTTTGATGAAAATATAAAAAATACTTTTTTAGAAATATCAAATAAATTATCTTTTTGGCTTGATTTAGAAAATGAAAATGAAATAGTACTTTTTATCTACTCAAATTTAAATGATTTTACAAAAGTCTTAACTTTTGAAGAGATTTTAAAAATGTCAAGTCAATTTCATTATTACCAAAATCCACAATCAGAAATACTAAAAAGAGCTTCTTTAATTGCTGATTTTTTTGAATTTGAACACAAAGATAAACAGATATTTTTAATAGCATCTAGCTTACAAAATATTGGAAAACTAAATATTTCAAAAACTATTTTAGAAAAAAAAGAAGCTTTAAACGAAGAAGAAAAAGAGATTTTAAAATCATATTCTTATCATACAAAAAGAGTTTTAAACTCTATTATGGGGTTTTCAGATATTTGTAATCTTAGTTTAAAAGTTCAAGAGAGATTAGATGGCAGCGGAAGTTTTAGTTTAGATGCAAAAGATTTAAGTTTTAAAGATAGATTACTAATTTGCCTAGTAATTTATAGTGCTTTAAGAGAAAAAAAAGCTTATAGAAACTCTTTTTCACATTCTAAAGCAATAGAAATTATGAAAAATGAATCAAAAAATAATAAAATTGATAAAAGTATCGTAGAAATATTTGATAAGCTTTTTAATTAA
- a CDS encoding rhodanese-like domain-containing protein, with amino-acid sequence MFKIFLGSVVVASSIFAADLQTTGVEVILDNGKKATVKREAKPKECESVAFDPKDVFGGVHEAAPSVNENCKRSFVTYFGKISPIKAAENIETYGEVEVLEFIEKSKTDKNLLLIDSRTENWYNHETIATAINVPYVYTKKSQYPDEFQEALEIFGVEAKDGKYDFTNAKTLLMFCNGIWCGQSPEAMKELIAIGYPQEKMKWYRGGMQSWLSVGLTTVKP; translated from the coding sequence ATGTTTAAAATATTTTTAGGGAGTGTAGTTGTAGCAAGTTCTATTTTTGCAGCAGATTTACAAACAACTGGTGTTGAAGTAATTTTAGATAACGGTAAGAAAGCTACTGTAAAAAGAGAAGCTAAACCAAAAGAGTGCGAAAGTGTAGCTTTTGATCCAAAAGATGTTTTTGGTGGTGTTCATGAAGCAGCACCTAGTGTAAATGAAAATTGTAAAAGAAGTTTTGTAACATATTTTGGAAAAATTTCACCAATTAAAGCAGCAGAAAATATTGAAACTTATGGAGAGGTTGAAGTTTTAGAGTTTATTGAAAAATCAAAAACTGACAAAAACTTACTTTTAATTGATAGTAGAACAGAGAATTGGTATAACCATGAAACTATTGCTACAGCAATAAATGTTCCATATGTATATACAAAAAAATCTCAATATCCAGATGAGTTTCAAGAGGCTTTAGAAATTTTTGGAGTTGAAGCTAAAGATGGAAAATATGATTTTACAAATGCAAAAACTTTATTAATGTTTTGTAATGGTATTTGGTGTGGACAATCACCAGAAGCTATGAAAGAGTTGATTGCTATTGGTTATCCTCAAGAAAAAATGAAATGGTATAGAGGTGGAATGCAATCATGGCTTAGTGTAGGATTGACTACTGTTAAACCATAA